DNA from Elusimicrobiaceae bacterium:
TCTGTTTTCTCTTCTTATATGGTTTTCTTCGTTTATTAAGCTTCAATTCTCTGATAATTTCTATTTTGGGGTAAACGGCTTTTTTCTTGGCTTTTCTGTTTATTTTTTTCTTCATAATTAAATGCTCCGACCTATCAAAATATTCGTTTTATTGGCTTCTTTTTTGCTTTCAATCCACTTATTTATCTCGTTGAGATCATAACGAACAGATCTACCAATTTTGACTATCCATTGAGGTGGGATTTTGCCCTGACTCTT
Protein-coding regions in this window:
- a CDS encoding helix-turn-helix domain-containing protein; the encoded protein is MQQKYQRLVSTKELAQYVGSSENSIRSLKSQGKIPPQWIVKIGRSVRYDLNEINKWIESKKEANKTNILIGRSI